A stretch of the Luteimonas sp. JM171 genome encodes the following:
- the fabZ gene encoding 3-hydroxyacyl-ACP dehydratase FabZ, translating to MSKTQPSMPMDITAIQALLPHRYPFLLVDRVVEAEPGKRVLCYKSVSGNEQFFQGHFPGQPVMPGVLVIEALAQAGGILSHLSREEDTSGRVSYLVKVDKARFSNMVVPGDRLDLEVEIRREIRNMTLYAGTASVDGKEVACAEILCAEVDS from the coding sequence ATGAGCAAGACACAGCCATCGATGCCGATGGACATCACTGCGATCCAGGCGCTGCTGCCGCACCGCTATCCGTTCCTGCTGGTCGACCGCGTGGTCGAGGCGGAACCGGGCAAGCGGGTGCTGTGCTACAAGTCCGTGAGCGGCAATGAACAGTTCTTCCAGGGGCATTTCCCCGGCCAGCCGGTGATGCCCGGCGTGCTGGTGATCGAGGCCCTGGCCCAGGCCGGCGGCATCCTCAGCCACCTGAGCCGCGAAGAGGACACCAGCGGCCGGGTGTCGTACCTGGTCAAGGTGGACAAGGCCCGCTTCTCCAACATGGTGGTCCCGGGCGATCGCCTGGACCTGGAGGTGGAAATCCGACGCGAGATCCGCAACATGACGCTGTACGCCGGCACTGCCAGCGTCGATGGCAAGGAGGTGGCCTGCGCCGAGATCCTGTGCGCGGAGGTCGATTCCTGA
- the lpxA gene encoding acyl-ACP--UDP-N-acetylglucosamine O-acyltransferase, whose amino-acid sequence MSAGGQVHPSAIVDPSARLGEGVCVGAFTIIGPGVEIGDGTRIGPHCSIHGPTRIGRDNVIHGHAAIGGDPQDKKYAGETVRLEIGDGNVIREFTTINRGTGGGGGVTRIGDGNWLLAYTHIAHDCIVGSHCVFSNNATLAGHVEIGDHVILSGFVGIHQFCRIGKHAFIGMGAFVNGDVPPFLMVAQESYGRPRGINSEGLKRRGFDPGRTAAIKRAYRALYMSGADLAQARERLAELAGESEDVRAMLEFIDSGQRALLR is encoded by the coding sequence ATGTCTGCCGGCGGCCAGGTGCATCCCAGCGCGATCGTCGACCCGTCGGCCCGGCTGGGCGAAGGTGTCTGCGTCGGGGCATTCACCATCATCGGCCCCGGCGTGGAGATCGGCGACGGCACCCGCATCGGCCCGCACTGCAGCATCCACGGCCCCACCCGCATCGGCCGGGACAACGTGATCCACGGCCACGCCGCCATCGGCGGCGATCCGCAGGACAAGAAGTACGCCGGCGAGACGGTGCGCCTTGAAATCGGCGACGGCAACGTCATCCGCGAGTTCACCACCATCAACCGCGGCACCGGCGGTGGCGGCGGGGTCACCCGCATCGGCGATGGCAACTGGCTGCTTGCCTACACCCATATCGCCCACGACTGCATCGTCGGCAGCCACTGCGTGTTCTCCAACAACGCCACGCTCGCCGGGCACGTGGAAATCGGCGACCACGTGATCCTCAGCGGGTTCGTGGGCATCCACCAGTTCTGCCGCATCGGCAAGCACGCTTTCATCGGCATGGGCGCGTTCGTCAACGGCGACGTGCCGCCGTTCCTGATGGTGGCGCAGGAAAGCTATGGCCGCCCGCGCGGGATCAACAGCGAGGGCCTGAAGCGGCGCGGCTTCGACCCCGGACGGACCGCCGCCATCAAGCGCGCCTACCGTGCGCTGTACATGTCCGGCGCCGACCTCGCCCAGGCGCGCGAGCGGCTGGCGGAGTTGGCCGGCGAAAGCGAAGACGTGCGCGCCATGCTGGAATTCATCGACTCGGGCCAGCGCGCCCTGCTCCGATGA
- the lpxB gene encoding lipid-A-disaccharide synthase, translating into MTLEQARPPRFALVAGEASGDQLGAGLVSELSRRFPGALFAGVGGAKMRDAGLDAWHDASELAVMGLSEVLSHLPRLLALRSRLRKRLLQWQPDAFIGIDAPDFNLGLERQLKRRGVRTVHYVSPSVWAWRAGRARTIGRSADRVLCLFPMEPEIYAAHGVDARFVGHPMADEMPLNPDRKAARARLGLPREGTVLAVLPGSRLGEIGRLGEPFLRAARQVAAQVPGLRVVVPAANPGCREAIDALAAGAGFGPEALAVIDGQAREAMVASDVVLLASGTATLEALLAKRPMVVGYKVARGTEVLVRSAGLLRTDRYSLPNVLAGERVVPELIQEDCTPERLAEALLGWLRDPEAVAALEPRFRDIHMDLRRDASARAADVVEALVVRK; encoded by the coding sequence ATGACCCTGGAGCAGGCGCGTCCGCCACGGTTCGCGCTGGTTGCCGGCGAGGCGTCGGGGGACCAGCTTGGCGCCGGCCTGGTCAGCGAACTTTCCCGGCGGTTTCCCGGCGCCCTGTTCGCAGGGGTTGGCGGGGCGAAGATGCGCGATGCCGGGCTGGATGCCTGGCACGACGCCTCCGAACTCGCGGTGATGGGCCTGAGCGAAGTGCTCTCCCACCTGCCACGCCTGCTCGCGCTGCGCTCGCGGCTGCGCAAGCGGTTGCTGCAGTGGCAGCCGGACGCTTTCATCGGCATCGATGCCCCCGACTTCAACCTGGGCCTGGAGCGGCAGCTCAAGCGTCGCGGGGTGCGCACGGTCCACTATGTCAGCCCCTCGGTGTGGGCCTGGCGCGCCGGCCGCGCGCGCACCATCGGACGCAGCGCGGACCGGGTGCTGTGCCTGTTTCCCATGGAACCGGAGATCTACGCCGCCCATGGCGTCGACGCGCGCTTCGTCGGCCATCCCATGGCCGACGAGATGCCTCTCAACCCCGACCGCAAGGCCGCGCGGGCGCGCCTGGGCCTGCCACGGGAGGGCACCGTGCTCGCGGTGCTGCCCGGATCGCGGCTGGGCGAGATCGGCCGGCTGGGGGAACCCTTCCTGCGGGCGGCCCGGCAGGTTGCCGCGCAGGTGCCCGGCTTGCGCGTGGTGGTGCCCGCCGCGAACCCGGGCTGCCGTGAAGCGATCGACGCGCTCGCCGCGGGCGCCGGCTTTGGCCCGGAGGCGTTGGCGGTGATCGATGGCCAGGCCCGCGAGGCGATGGTGGCATCGGACGTGGTGCTGCTCGCCTCCGGCACGGCCACGCTGGAAGCGCTGCTGGCCAAGCGCCCCATGGTGGTGGGCTACAAGGTTGCCCGCGGGACCGAGGTGCTGGTGCGCTCGGCCGGACTGCTGCGCACCGACCGCTATTCGCTGCCCAACGTGCTGGCGGGCGAGCGCGTGGTGCCGGAACTGATCCAGGAGGACTGCACGCCCGAGCGGCTGGCGGAAGCGCTCCTGGGCTGGCTGCGCGACCCGGAAGCGGTGGCAGCGCTCGAACCCCGGTTCCGCGATATCCACATGGACCTGCGCCGCGATGCCTCGGCGCGGGCGGCTGACGTGGTGGAAGCGCTTGTGGTGCGCAAATGA
- a CDS encoding ribonuclease HII — MSLLVAGVDEAGRGPLAGPVAVAAVILREGHALDGLDDSKRLTEARREALYPQIIASALAWRVEFVECDEIDRLNILQATLAGMCRALRALSPAAQLARIDGNQMPRDLPCPAETVVGGDGLEPAIMAASILAKVSRDRLMRELHLKYPQYGFDRHKGYASREHLAALEAHGPCPAHRRSFMPVQMSLTLDRPVPG; from the coding sequence ATGAGCCTGCTGGTGGCGGGCGTGGACGAAGCCGGGCGCGGCCCGCTTGCCGGACCGGTGGCGGTGGCGGCGGTGATCCTGCGTGAGGGCCATGCGCTGGACGGCCTGGATGACTCCAAGCGGCTGACCGAGGCGCGGCGCGAAGCCCTGTACCCCCAGATCATCGCCTCTGCGCTGGCGTGGCGGGTGGAGTTCGTGGAGTGCGACGAGATCGACCGCCTCAACATCCTCCAGGCCACGCTGGCCGGGATGTGCCGGGCGCTGCGCGCGCTCTCTCCGGCCGCGCAGCTGGCCAGGATCGACGGCAACCAGATGCCGCGCGACCTCCCCTGCCCGGCCGAAACCGTGGTCGGCGGCGACGGCCTGGAGCCGGCGATCATGGCCGCGTCGATCCTGGCCAAGGTCTCGCGCGACCGCCTGATGCGCGAGCTGCACCTGAAGTACCCGCAGTACGGTTTCGACCGGCACAAGGGCTACGCGAGCCGCGAGCACCTCGCGGCCCTGGAAGCGCACGGCCCCTGCCCGGCGCACCGGCGCAGCTTCATGCCGGTGCAGATGTCGCTCACACTGGATCGACCGGTCCCCGGATGA
- a CDS encoding tetratricopeptide repeat protein codes for MAPHSGGANPPARFFRFGDVEVDAAGHVLTRAGVPQQVEPKAFAVLLALLERPGELVPRDELLDQVWGHRHVTPGVLTRAIAQLRAALDDDSHHPRYIQTRHALGYAFIGELEPPPMERRPEPALEAAPAPPPGLIQAAGPDRAPGVLVARWLRPSWVLPVLAALVLAGALWWSERRAAPVRPAEPSIAVMPFINLGADRDRDYFAEGLAVELHDALAGVEGLKVAAPVSPADAVELGTDVRRLGALLGVATVLNASVRHEGNRVRITTRLSDCASGFTLWSQSYDRELSDIFDTQAEIAGEVVQSLLGAMPGQRERLAGRLQPTRSTAAFDAYLRGLQQLRLGGGAGGGVDSAINWFGQALEEDGGFIRAQAGICRSRLVRFADVRDAQAFRDAQTACALAREMAPASAEIDLAFGDLHRVSGDFEQALAHYARARRDPARAPAALVGLGRLHAARGEHARAAEYFDQALALSPGNGIIHGRLGVEHYLAGNLDAAISSFRRAVELRPEDPLLWSSLGGVYLVAGHNELAEQAFERSLAIRPTAPVLSNYADLQAQQGDLDAAVTLLRRALELDADDPLIWGNLGDALLANPVTAGQAPAAYARAAGIADEYLQINAGDATMTAALGWYRVNLGEQRRALALVQRSSELGDRRADVAVFNALTTAAAGDRAAALDWLDRARESGLPESRIRSNPLLARIVSAAGGSGTAGTGVDKPARGEGAKLESADEQR; via the coding sequence ATGGCGCCCCATTCAGGCGGTGCAAATCCGCCGGCGCGGTTTTTCCGCTTCGGGGACGTGGAGGTCGATGCCGCCGGCCACGTCCTGACTCGCGCCGGGGTTCCCCAGCAGGTCGAGCCCAAGGCGTTCGCCGTCCTCTTGGCCCTGCTCGAGCGCCCCGGCGAACTGGTGCCCCGCGACGAACTGCTCGATCAGGTGTGGGGCCACCGCCATGTGACTCCGGGCGTGCTGACAAGGGCGATCGCCCAGCTCCGGGCCGCGCTGGACGACGATTCGCACCATCCGCGCTACATCCAGACCCGGCACGCGCTGGGCTACGCGTTCATCGGCGAGCTGGAGCCGCCGCCAATGGAACGGCGGCCGGAACCTGCGCTTGAAGCCGCTCCGGCCCCGCCACCCGGCCTCATCCAGGCCGCGGGTCCGGACAGGGCGCCGGGCGTGCTGGTCGCCCGCTGGCTGCGCCCATCCTGGGTGCTGCCGGTGCTGGCCGCACTCGTGCTTGCGGGTGCGCTGTGGTGGAGCGAGCGCCGGGCCGCCCCGGTCCGGCCAGCCGAGCCCTCGATCGCCGTCATGCCGTTCATCAACCTGGGGGCCGACCGCGACCGGGACTACTTCGCAGAGGGCCTGGCGGTGGAGCTGCATGACGCGCTGGCCGGGGTGGAGGGCCTGAAGGTGGCGGCGCCCGTCTCGCCTGCCGACGCCGTGGAACTGGGCACGGACGTGCGCCGTCTCGGGGCGCTGTTGGGCGTGGCCACGGTCCTCAACGCCAGCGTCCGCCACGAAGGCAACCGGGTGCGGATCACCACCCGACTGTCGGACTGCGCCAGCGGCTTCACCCTGTGGAGCCAGAGCTACGACCGGGAACTCTCGGACATCTTCGATACCCAGGCCGAGATCGCCGGCGAAGTGGTCCAGTCGCTGCTGGGGGCCATGCCCGGCCAGCGCGAGCGGCTCGCCGGGCGCCTGCAGCCGACCCGCAGCACCGCCGCCTTCGATGCCTACCTGCGCGGCTTGCAGCAGCTGCGCCTGGGCGGCGGCGCCGGTGGCGGGGTGGACAGCGCGATCAACTGGTTCGGCCAGGCGCTGGAGGAAGACGGCGGATTCATCCGGGCCCAGGCGGGGATCTGCCGCTCGCGGCTGGTCCGCTTTGCCGATGTCCGCGACGCCCAGGCGTTCCGGGACGCGCAGACCGCGTGCGCCCTTGCGCGGGAGATGGCGCCCGCCTCGGCGGAGATCGACCTGGCCTTCGGCGACCTGCACCGCGTCAGCGGCGACTTCGAGCAGGCGCTGGCGCACTATGCCAGGGCGCGCCGTGATCCGGCGCGGGCGCCCGCAGCGCTGGTCGGCCTGGGCCGGCTGCATGCCGCGCGCGGCGAGCACGCCCGCGCGGCGGAGTACTTCGACCAGGCCCTGGCGCTGAGCCCCGGCAACGGTATCATCCACGGCCGGCTGGGGGTGGAGCATTACCTGGCCGGCAACCTGGACGCAGCGATCTCGTCATTTCGCCGGGCCGTGGAACTGCGGCCCGAGGATCCGCTGCTGTGGAGCAGCCTGGGCGGCGTGTACCTGGTGGCCGGGCACAATGAACTTGCCGAACAGGCCTTCGAGCGCTCCCTTGCAATCCGGCCAACCGCCCCGGTTCTGAGCAACTACGCAGACCTGCAGGCGCAACAGGGTGACCTGGACGCGGCCGTGACCCTGTTGAGGCGGGCGCTGGAGCTGGATGCTGACGATCCGCTGATCTGGGGCAACCTGGGCGATGCCCTGTTGGCGAACCCGGTGACCGCGGGCCAGGCCCCGGCGGCCTACGCCCGCGCGGCCGGGATCGCGGACGAATACCTCCAGATCAACGCCGGCGACGCCACCATGACTGCGGCCCTGGGCTGGTACCGGGTGAACCTGGGCGAGCAGCGGCGCGCGCTTGCACTCGTGCAGCGCTCCTCGGAATTGGGCGACCGCCGGGCGGACGTCGCGGTCTTCAACGCGCTGACGACGGCCGCTGCCGGCGACCGCGCCGCCGCGCTGGACTGGCTCGACCGTGCGCGCGAATCGGGTTTGCCGGAATCACGCATCCGTTCCAACCCGCTGCTGGCGCGCATCGTCAGCGCCGCAGGCGGCAGTGGAACAGCCGGTACAGGGGTGGACAAACCCGCCCGGGGGGAGGGCGCCAAGCTGGAGAGCGCAGATGAGCAACGATGA